One segment of Rickettsiella grylli DNA contains the following:
- the dapE gene encoding succinyl-diaminopimelate desuccinylase: MIPLIELVQQLVAKPSVTPNDKGCQSLLCQHLKCLDFAIEHFPFAEVNNFWARRGKKSPLLVFVGHTDVVPAGPLEKWETPPFMPTIRNGQLYGRGSADMKGSLAAMLVACRKFIHDYPHHHGSIAWLITSDEEGPGIQGIAKVTEVLKKRNEKIDYCLVGEPTCEKKLGDTLKIGRRGSLSAHLIVKGKQAHIAYPQLSENPIHQFSPLLVELLRTDWDDGIKHPHFQPTRLQFSNIQGGVGVNNVTPDCLDVKFNFRYSPGTTSIKLKNTVENILKKYLLKYQINWEEGGFSFLSPSGQLRLACLDIIKNITGIVPTISTTGGTSDGRFIASMGAEIVEFGPCNQTIHQINECVSIEELEKLSKIYEEILKKILLQSTQ, translated from the coding sequence ATGATACCGCTTATTGAATTAGTTCAACAACTTGTTGCAAAACCCTCTGTAACACCCAATGACAAGGGCTGCCAGTCTCTATTATGTCAGCATTTAAAATGTTTAGACTTTGCGATTGAACACTTCCCTTTTGCAGAAGTCAATAATTTTTGGGCTAGACGCGGAAAAAAATCTCCTTTATTGGTGTTTGTTGGACACACGGATGTCGTTCCCGCAGGTCCTTTAGAAAAATGGGAAACTCCCCCTTTTATGCCGACTATTCGCAATGGCCAACTTTATGGACGTGGTAGTGCTGATATGAAAGGGAGCCTGGCTGCAATGTTAGTTGCTTGTAGAAAATTCATTCATGATTATCCTCATCATCATGGTTCAATTGCTTGGTTAATTACAAGTGATGAAGAAGGTCCTGGTATCCAGGGTATCGCGAAAGTCACTGAAGTACTTAAAAAAAGAAACGAAAAAATAGATTATTGCTTAGTGGGTGAACCTACTTGTGAAAAAAAATTAGGGGATACTTTAAAAATTGGCCGACGTGGTTCTTTATCCGCTCATTTAATAGTAAAAGGGAAACAAGCCCATATCGCTTATCCCCAATTATCTGAAAACCCTATTCATCAATTTAGTCCGCTTTTAGTTGAATTATTACGTACCGATTGGGACGACGGAATAAAACACCCTCATTTTCAACCCACTCGTTTACAATTCTCCAATATTCAGGGAGGCGTTGGTGTCAATAATGTAACCCCAGATTGTTTAGACGTTAAATTTAATTTTCGTTATTCTCCCGGAACCACTTCAATAAAATTAAAAAATACAGTAGAAAATATTTTAAAAAAATATCTTCTGAAATATCAAATCAATTGGGAAGAAGGTGGGTTTTCTTTCTTAAGCCCTTCAGGCCAATTACGGTTAGCCTGCCTTGATATTATTAAAAACATAACGGGCATAGTGCCTACAATTTCTACGACAGGCGGTACCTCTGACGGCCGTTTTATAGCCTCTATGGGAGCAGAAATTGTTGAATTTGGTCCTTGTAATCAGACGATCCACCAGATTAATGAATGTGTTTCCATTGAAGAACTCGAGAAACTATCAAAAATTTATGAGGAAATCTTAAAAAAAATTTTACTTCAATCAACTCAATAA
- the gltA gene encoding citrate synthase: MTQSAEVTTKDVSSPTAILTVNDVPPIHLPVCKGTLGPEVIDVTQLAKVNRFTYDPGFLSTASCASKITFIDGEKGILLYRGYPICQLAEKSDFIEVAYLLLHGELPNQAQKISFNGAINQHTMVHEQLRHFFHGFRRDAHPMAIMLGVVGALSAFYHDLLDIHNKAHRELAALRLIAKMPTLAAMSYKYATGLPFMYPLNHLSYTENFMHMMFGVPTEASAPNPLLARALDKIFILHADHEQNASTSTVRLAGSTGANPYACISAGIAALWGRAHGGANEACLNMLHEIREISRIKHYIEKAKDPNDSFRLMGFGHRVYKNYDPRAAVMKKTCHDVLEETDQKEVPLFKLALTLEKIALEDPYFIERKLYPNVDFYSGITLSALGIPTNMFTVIFALARTVGWISQWEEMMSDPKLRIARPRQLYVGSPKRNYKPIEKR, encoded by the coding sequence ATGACTCAATCTGCGGAAGTAACGACTAAAGACGTATCCTCTCCCACTGCAATTTTAACAGTGAATGATGTACCTCCTATTCACTTACCTGTTTGTAAAGGAACGTTAGGACCTGAAGTTATCGATGTCACTCAATTAGCAAAAGTGAATCGGTTTACCTATGATCCAGGATTCCTATCGACTGCATCCTGCGCGTCTAAAATCACGTTTATTGATGGTGAGAAAGGTATTTTACTGTATCGGGGCTATCCCATCTGTCAGCTCGCGGAAAAATCGGATTTTATCGAAGTGGCTTATTTATTACTTCATGGTGAATTACCGAATCAAGCTCAAAAAATAAGCTTTAATGGCGCTATTAACCAACATACGATGGTTCATGAACAATTACGTCATTTTTTTCATGGATTCCGCAGAGATGCCCATCCTATGGCCATTATGTTAGGTGTTGTTGGGGCGCTCTCTGCTTTTTACCATGATTTGTTAGACATTCATAATAAAGCACATCGTGAATTAGCCGCTCTCAGATTAATTGCTAAGATGCCGACACTTGCAGCAATGTCTTATAAGTATGCAACAGGGTTACCTTTTATGTATCCACTAAATCATTTAAGCTATACCGAAAATTTTATGCATATGATGTTTGGTGTCCCCACTGAAGCGAGTGCACCGAATCCTCTCTTAGCGCGTGCGTTAGATAAAATTTTTATTCTGCATGCGGATCATGAACAGAATGCATCGACCTCTACCGTAAGACTTGCAGGTTCAACGGGTGCTAATCCTTATGCGTGTATTTCTGCAGGAATAGCCGCGCTTTGGGGACGTGCGCATGGTGGCGCTAACGAAGCGTGTTTAAATATGTTACATGAAATTAGAGAGATATCACGGATTAAACATTACATCGAAAAAGCAAAGGATCCGAATGATTCTTTTCGTTTAATGGGTTTTGGACATCGTGTTTATAAAAATTATGATCCTCGTGCGGCGGTAATGAAAAAAACATGCCATGACGTTTTGGAAGAAACGGATCAAAAAGAAGTTCCTTTGTTTAAGCTTGCTTTAACTTTAGAAAAAATTGCTTTAGAAGATCCTTATTTTATTGAGAGAAAATTATATCCTAATGTCGATTTCTATTCGGGTATTACCTTAAGTGCTTTAGGGATTCCTACTAATATGTTTACAGTAATTTTTGCATTAGCCCGTACAGTAGGTTGGATTTCACAATGGGAAGAAATGATGTCTGATCCTAAATTACGTATCGCAAGACCTCGACAATTATATGTGGGTTCTCCAAAAAGAAATTATAAACCAATTGAAAAAAGATAA
- a CDS encoding 3'-5' exonuclease — protein sequence MNTFVFDIETVPDTKNGRILYHLENEPCDQKVAEIMHAKRQEKTGNSGFLPYHLQRIVSISVALRTQNQFKIGSLGNLNSDEATLIETFFNCIEKYLPILISWNGGGFDLPILHYRALLYGISSPSYWNIGNEDAHFRWNNYLSRYHYRHMDLMDILAAYQSRASAPLQDIAILLGLPGKLGMDGSQVWDYFLNGKLEAIRNYCETDVLNTYLIYLRFELIRGNYSLETYQKECAYIYETLAQESKPHFKQFLNAWNI from the coding sequence ATGAATACTTTCGTCTTTGATATTGAAACTGTTCCTGATACAAAAAACGGGCGAATTCTTTATCATTTAGAAAACGAACCTTGCGACCAAAAAGTCGCCGAAATAATGCATGCTAAACGGCAAGAAAAAACCGGAAATTCCGGCTTTCTTCCGTATCATTTACAACGTATTGTCTCTATTTCTGTTGCACTACGCACTCAAAATCAATTTAAAATAGGATCGTTGGGGAATCTTAATTCCGATGAAGCGACACTTATTGAGACATTTTTCAATTGTATTGAAAAATATTTACCGATCTTGATTTCATGGAATGGCGGTGGTTTCGATCTGCCCATCCTGCATTATCGCGCATTATTATATGGGATTAGTAGCCCCAGCTATTGGAATATAGGTAATGAAGATGCTCATTTTCGTTGGAATAATTATTTGAGCCGGTACCATTACAGGCATATGGATTTAATGGACATTTTAGCGGCGTATCAAAGCCGTGCAAGCGCACCGCTTCAAGATATTGCTATCCTGTTAGGATTGCCCGGGAAACTCGGCATGGATGGAAGCCAAGTATGGGATTATTTTTTAAATGGAAAATTAGAAGCCATTCGGAATTATTGCGAAACAGATGTACTCAATACCTATTTGATCTATCTCCGTTTTGAATTGATACGCGGAAATTATTCTCTCGAAACGTATCAAAAAGAATGTGCTTATATCTACGAAACCCTTGCTCAAGAAAGTAAACCTCATTTTAAACAATTTTTAAACGCATGGAACATCTAA
- the rluC gene encoding 23S rRNA pseudouridine(955/2504/2580) synthase RluC: MQTIQYLTITKDYSGQRLDNFLISRLKGLPKSRLYRIIRKGELRIYKKRVKPDYRLQEGDIIRVPPLSLSGLPTKKKVLNEKQAKFLEKTIIFEDKHLLVLNKPSGMAVHGGSGITLGVIEAFRLIRPQLKFLELVHRLDRETSGCLLMAKKRSILKELHELLRLNGIKKTYIALVSGHWPPSLLSVAEPLYKNQRQSGERMVRVQPEGKRSLTKFSIQQYYSDSTLVTATPITGRTHQIRVHAQCVNHPIIGDEKYGNKEINKKMRQLGCKRLFLHASELVFTLPSQEKTLTLQAKLPEDLNRLLNQLRSPHTH; encoded by the coding sequence GTGCAAACTATTCAATATTTAACGATAACAAAAGACTATTCGGGTCAGCGGCTCGATAATTTTCTCATATCGCGTCTAAAAGGCCTTCCTAAAAGTCGACTTTATCGCATCATACGAAAAGGTGAGTTACGTATCTACAAAAAGAGAGTAAAACCAGATTATCGCTTACAAGAAGGTGATATCATTCGCGTTCCTCCTTTATCACTGAGTGGCCTTCCCACAAAAAAAAAGGTTTTGAATGAAAAACAAGCAAAATTTCTTGAAAAAACCATTATTTTTGAAGACAAGCATTTATTAGTCCTGAATAAACCGAGTGGTATGGCGGTTCATGGGGGGAGTGGTATAACGTTAGGTGTCATAGAGGCGTTTCGTCTGATACGGCCTCAATTAAAATTCTTAGAATTAGTCCATCGATTAGATCGTGAAACGTCAGGTTGCTTATTAATGGCTAAGAAACGGAGTATTTTAAAAGAGCTTCATGAATTATTACGTTTAAATGGCATTAAAAAAACATATATCGCGCTAGTCTCTGGTCATTGGCCTCCATCGTTACTGAGCGTTGCGGAACCTTTATACAAAAACCAACGACAATCAGGAGAACGCATGGTACGCGTTCAACCCGAAGGGAAGCGTTCCCTAACAAAATTTTCTATACAACAGTATTATTCTGATTCGACACTGGTTACTGCCACACCGATTACGGGCCGCACTCATCAAATTCGTGTTCATGCTCAATGTGTCAATCATCCCATCATTGGGGATGAAAAATACGGCAATAAAGAAATCAATAAAAAAATGCGTCAATTGGGCTGTAAACGACTTTTTTTACATGCGAGTGAACTGGTATTTACCTTACCATCACAAGAGAAAACCCTCACTTTGCAGGCTAAACTACCAGAAGATTTAAATCGATTGTTAAATCAGCTTCGTTCTCCTCATACTCATTAA
- a CDS encoding inorganic phosphate transporter: protein MTSTLVFIYFVIVLAFIFDFINGFHDAANSIAIMVATKVLKPLTAVLWAAFFNFIAFLFFHLNVATTVGSGLIEPHIISPFVLFAALMGAIIWNLLTWYFGLPSSSSHGLIGGLVGAALVEGGWHVLNWHGLLPVLIAIVLSPLLGLSISWLLIKLTHTFLKDIDSSKTQCWARRAQFIAGALLSLGHGGNDAQKTMGIIAVLLFSTGLLNGHFYIPFWVIISCNFVMGLGTLIGGWRIVNTLGNKITQLTPLSGGCAATGAALTLFAATDLGIPVSTTHTVTGAILGVGSTNGWLNTHWPTIRRIMWAWALTIPAAGLVASVVMILAIPLKFSLH from the coding sequence ATGACGAGCACTTTAGTATTTATTTATTTTGTTATTGTCTTAGCATTTATCTTTGATTTTATTAACGGTTTTCACGACGCAGCGAACTCTATCGCCATTATGGTTGCAACAAAGGTTTTAAAACCTTTAACCGCCGTATTATGGGCTGCATTTTTTAACTTTATTGCGTTCTTATTTTTCCATTTAAACGTGGCAACAACGGTTGGTTCAGGGCTTATAGAACCCCACATCATTTCCCCTTTTGTACTTTTTGCAGCACTGATGGGAGCGATTATTTGGAATCTTTTAACCTGGTATTTTGGTTTACCTTCCAGTTCATCTCATGGATTAATAGGGGGCTTAGTGGGTGCAGCTTTGGTGGAAGGAGGCTGGCATGTTTTAAACTGGCATGGATTATTACCTGTATTGATAGCAATCGTTTTATCGCCTTTATTAGGGCTATCCATCAGTTGGTTGTTAATAAAATTGACGCACACTTTTTTAAAAGATATAGATTCCAGTAAAACTCAATGTTGGGCGAGACGCGCACAATTTATTGCAGGAGCTTTATTAAGTTTAGGTCATGGTGGAAATGATGCTCAAAAAACGATGGGTATCATTGCGGTCTTATTATTTTCTACGGGTCTTTTGAATGGACATTTTTATATTCCGTTTTGGGTCATTATTTCATGTAATTTTGTTATGGGGTTAGGGACTTTGATAGGTGGTTGGCGTATTGTCAATACCTTAGGAAATAAAATAACTCAGTTAACGCCGTTAAGTGGGGGATGTGCAGCAACGGGTGCCGCGCTTACCTTATTTGCCGCAACCGATTTAGGGATTCCTGTTTCAACGACCCATACGGTGACTGGCGCAATTCTCGGAGTGGGTTCAACGAACGGTTGGTTAAACACCCATTGGCCGACTATTCGGCGAATCATGTGGGCCTGGGCACTCACTATTCCAGCGGCGGGACTCGTTGCCAGTGTTGTTATGATTTTAGCAATACCTTTAAAATTTAGTTTACATTAA
- a CDS encoding DNA internalization-related competence protein ComEC/Rec2 gives MARFSLGFLIGVVGITQFSYLPSLKLTYILILMSVVLFLFPFFKHYFLSNWSLFFVACCLGFSWSLIIAHHSLSQQLPKKVEGKTLRATGRILTIPENYSGIMHFDFLIQRLETSVSIHYPIIARIKVYFYKNSKRLINLKKGDIWQFTVRLHRPRSFWSPGCFDYQAELFQQKIGATGYVVEKFPVRLIHSENKHYFIDNLHEKITTNVRKILKNYPLLGLINALTTGVRFSITEDQWQVMRGTGTNHLFAISGLHLAFITGIIYGLVRFICCRIPSVVLYIPAPKIASALTLLCAIFYSAIAGFALPTQRALFMLSVFLSAKIVGRHFTNGYSFFFTLLAILMIEPFVVLSASFWLSFFAVFLIFYSISNRLKSFNKWESWCRIQITLSLGLIPLSLLFFHQISWVSFFANLIAIPLIGFIILPLSLFGSLLSLISFRLGSISLILSEHLLEFLWKILRFCSEIPFTQYHSYLSMRWIFIASLIAVLLLLGPKGIPGRWLGFIWALPLFFFEAKGPQQGDVWIHLLDVGQGLASIVRTQHHVLIYDTGPRLTPSFDTGKLVVLPFLQTIGVKKVDLMIISHGDNDHSGGANIILHQIKVDKILSSIPEKLFLKIVGPEKTMDLCKENMHWEWDGINFDILYPPPNDVYEGNNSSCVLKISNHLHSILLVGDIEKKAEDYLVRTKQNKVFSTILVVPHHGSKTSSSITFLNQVQPAYALFSTGFHNRFHFPHQIVLNRYQRLGAKIYNTAAEGAITLKLNALNKKIEVETYYEKNHRFWWD, from the coding sequence ATGGCCCGCTTCTCATTAGGGTTCTTAATAGGTGTGGTAGGAATCACCCAATTTTCATATTTACCTTCATTAAAATTAACTTATATATTAATTTTAATGAGTGTCGTCCTCTTTCTATTTCCTTTTTTTAAACACTATTTTTTATCAAACTGGAGCTTATTTTTCGTAGCGTGTTGTTTAGGTTTTTCGTGGTCATTGATCATTGCTCATCACTCGCTTTCTCAACAATTGCCAAAAAAAGTAGAAGGGAAGACGCTTCGTGCAACAGGACGTATTTTAACGATACCTGAAAATTATTCAGGTATCATGCATTTTGATTTTCTTATTCAACGTTTAGAAACTTCTGTCTCGATACACTACCCTATTATTGCGCGCATTAAGGTATATTTTTATAAAAATTCAAAAAGATTAATTAATTTAAAAAAAGGAGATATTTGGCAATTTACAGTGCGACTTCATCGTCCTCGTTCATTTTGGAGCCCGGGTTGTTTTGATTATCAGGCCGAGTTATTTCAGCAAAAAATAGGTGCGACAGGTTATGTCGTCGAAAAATTTCCTGTCCGTTTAATCCATTCTGAAAATAAGCATTATTTTATTGATAATTTGCATGAGAAAATTACGACGAATGTTAGAAAAATTTTAAAAAATTATCCGTTATTAGGGCTGATTAATGCGTTAACGACCGGTGTGCGTTTTTCAATTACTGAGGATCAATGGCAGGTTATGCGAGGAACAGGGACAAATCATTTATTCGCCATTTCAGGGCTACATCTCGCTTTTATTACAGGCATTATTTATGGGCTAGTTCGTTTTATTTGTTGTCGAATACCCTCTGTTGTGTTATATATTCCGGCCCCTAAAATTGCAAGCGCTTTAACGCTTTTATGTGCTATTTTTTATAGTGCAATAGCTGGCTTTGCTCTTCCAACACAACGTGCGTTGTTCATGTTATCTGTTTTTTTAAGCGCAAAAATAGTCGGAAGACATTTTACAAACGGATATTCATTTTTTTTTACATTATTAGCGATATTAATGATTGAACCTTTTGTCGTTTTGTCAGCCAGTTTCTGGTTGTCATTTTTCGCTGTTTTTTTAATTTTTTATTCAATTTCTAATCGCCTAAAATCATTCAATAAATGGGAGTCGTGGTGTCGCATTCAAATAACCTTAAGTTTGGGATTAATTCCTTTATCGTTATTGTTTTTTCATCAAATTTCATGGGTTAGTTTTTTTGCTAATTTAATCGCTATTCCATTGATTGGATTTATCATTTTACCACTCAGTTTATTTGGTAGTTTGTTAAGTTTAATCAGTTTTAGGTTAGGAAGTATTAGCTTAATTTTATCAGAACATTTACTTGAATTCCTTTGGAAAATACTTCGTTTTTGTTCAGAAATTCCATTCACCCAATATCACAGTTATTTATCAATGCGCTGGATATTCATTGCTAGTTTAATCGCGGTCCTATTACTTTTAGGGCCTAAAGGGATACCGGGCCGCTGGTTAGGTTTTATTTGGGCGTTGCCTTTGTTTTTTTTTGAAGCGAAAGGTCCGCAACAAGGGGATGTATGGATTCATCTTCTGGATGTAGGTCAGGGCTTAGCAAGTATAGTACGTACGCAACATCACGTTTTAATTTATGATACAGGCCCACGTTTGACTCCTTCTTTCGACACGGGAAAATTAGTTGTACTTCCTTTTTTACAAACGATTGGCGTTAAAAAAGTGGATTTGATGATCATCAGTCATGGTGATAATGACCATAGTGGTGGAGCAAACATCATTTTACACCAAATAAAAGTCGATAAAATTTTAAGTAGTATCCCCGAAAAATTGTTTTTAAAAATTGTAGGCCCAGAAAAAACAATGGATTTATGTAAAGAAAACATGCATTGGGAATGGGATGGAATTAATTTCGATATTTTATATCCACCCCCAAATGATGTTTATGAAGGTAATAATAGTTCGTGCGTGTTAAAAATTAGTAATCATTTACACAGTATTTTGTTAGTCGGCGATATCGAAAAAAAAGCGGAAGATTATTTGGTGCGTACTAAACAGAACAAGGTGTTCAGTACGATTTTAGTCGTTCCTCATCATGGCAGTAAAACGTCTTCAAGTATAACGTTTTTAAATCAAGTACAGCCGGCTTATGCTTTATTTTCTACAGGTTTTCATAATCGTTTTCATTTTCCTCACCAAATCGTATTAAATCGTTATCAGCGTTTAGGTGCTAAAATTTATAATACAGCAGCAGAAGGAGCCATTACGTTAAAATTAAATGCACTGAATAAGAAGATAGAAGTAGAAACTTATTATGAAAAAAATCATCGCTTTTGGTGGGATTAA
- a CDS encoding murein L,D-transpeptidase catalytic domain family protein codes for MILKKITSLLLLASGLFVMTVHASPLNKDVNLQTELQQFSGQAPGLNPKVLKLGLEAYNKARKEGLDKQQILTIVDYTKPSTEKRLWVFDLNNRSVLFNEYVAHGKNSGGNYATSFSDRSGSLESSLGVFLTESVYQGKHGTSLKLKGLEKGFNDKAEVRDIVIHRANYATAQFAHKHGRLGRSWGCFAVSPAVADSLIHSIKNRTLLFAYYPDKAWLSQSHFLS; via the coding sequence GTGATATTAAAGAAAATAACAAGTTTATTACTGTTAGCAAGTGGTCTTTTTGTGATGACTGTTCATGCGAGCCCATTAAACAAAGATGTTAATCTGCAGACTGAATTGCAGCAGTTTAGTGGGCAGGCTCCTGGACTTAACCCTAAAGTATTAAAATTAGGTTTGGAAGCTTATAACAAAGCAAGAAAAGAAGGTTTAGATAAACAGCAGATTTTAACAATTGTTGACTACACTAAGCCATCAACAGAAAAAAGATTATGGGTATTCGATCTGAACAATCGTTCAGTGCTTTTTAATGAGTATGTTGCTCATGGAAAGAATAGTGGTGGAAATTATGCTACGTCGTTCTCTGATAGATCAGGAAGTTTAGAATCTAGTCTCGGTGTGTTTTTAACTGAATCGGTTTATCAGGGTAAGCACGGTACTTCATTAAAGTTAAAAGGATTAGAAAAAGGATTTAACGATAAAGCAGAAGTACGGGATATTGTTATTCATAGAGCAAATTATGCTACGGCGCAATTTGCACATAAACATGGTCGTTTAGGACGAAGTTGGGGTTGTTTTGCAGTGAGTCCAGCGGTTGCCGATTCATTAATCCATTCGATTAAAAACCGTACATTATTGTTTGCTTACTATCCTGACAAGGCATGGTTGTCACAATCACACTTTCTTTCATAA
- the adk gene encoding adenylate kinase, producing MEMRIILLGPPGAGKGTQAKFLTRYYHIPQISTGDMLRLAVNQRTSLGFQVKTLMDQGQLISDEIIIKLVESRIQQSDCINGFLFDGFPRTLGQAEAIRAQRIFIDFVIEIKVDDDEIVKRLSGRRIHPASGRIYHLVYTPPKVANKDDITGEELIQRHDDTEAIIRERLRIYHQQTKPLRCYYQEWQNKGEEGFPCYISIHGQADVEDVRQRIFSALKENRQKKTN from the coding sequence ATAGAGATGAGAATTATTTTATTAGGTCCACCTGGGGCAGGAAAAGGGACTCAGGCAAAATTTTTAACGCGTTACTATCATATTCCTCAAATTTCGACCGGCGATATGTTACGTCTCGCAGTCAATCAGCGCACTTCTTTGGGCTTTCAGGTTAAAACATTAATGGACCAAGGCCAATTAATTTCAGATGAGATCATTATTAAATTAGTTGAATCGCGTATTCAACAAAGTGATTGTATCAACGGTTTTTTATTTGATGGATTTCCGCGTACATTAGGTCAGGCCGAAGCGATACGCGCACAACGTATTTTTATCGATTTTGTTATAGAAATTAAAGTAGACGACGATGAAATCGTAAAGCGGCTCAGTGGCCGTCGTATTCATCCCGCTTCAGGACGTATTTATCATCTCGTGTATACTCCCCCCAAAGTAGCTAATAAAGACGATATAACTGGAGAGGAGCTCATTCAACGTCACGATGATACCGAAGCAATAATACGCGAACGTTTACGCATTTACCACCAACAAACGAAGCCTTTACGTTGCTATTATCAGGAATGGCAAAATAAAGGCGAGGAAGGTTTCCCTTGCTATATTTCAATTCATGGGCAAGCAGATGTTGAAGACGTTCGTCAGCGTATTTTTTCAGCGCTTAAAGAAAACAGGCAAAAAAAAACAAATTAA